In the genome of Gadus chalcogrammus isolate NIFS_2021 chromosome 21, NIFS_Gcha_1.0, whole genome shotgun sequence, one region contains:
- the LOC130374501 gene encoding cytochrome c oxidase subunit 7A2, mitochondrial has translation MFRHILAFQHVSRRTVASTARRQLDNKVPQNQKKFQEDNGVPVHLKGGTADALLYRTTMVLTVMGAGYVVYELVKAAFPKKN, from the exons ATGTTCAGACATATACTC GCCTTCCAGCACGTGTCCCGGCGGACGGTGGCCAGCACTGCGCGCCGCCAGCTCGACAACAAGGTCCCACAGAACCAGAAGAAGTTCCAG gaggACAATGGCGTCCCCGTCCACCTGAAGGGAGGAACCGCAGATGCCCTCCTGTACAGGACCACCATGGTGCTGACTGTCATGG GCGCGGGCTACGTGGTGTACGAGCTGGTGAAGGCCGCATTCCCAAAGAAGAATTAA